Proteins encoded in a region of the Triplophysa rosa linkage group LG6, Trosa_1v2, whole genome shotgun sequence genome:
- the pla1a gene encoding phospholipase A1 member A isoform X1 — translation MTLQWIKIFAYSSMCVTFAVGIPMNSHTSYNITEGEETSRNKCADFNSTTWLEYSQGTKLMVQYLLLTRQNANCASLFSQDCLNHTQKHTAYFNSSLPTKVIVHGYRALGSKPSWVSGVAQALLQEEDVNVLVVDWVYRASFAYNLVVENYKEVAVQISVLINQLTKYGSTLESFHFIGVSLGAHVSGFVGTLFEGKLGRITGLDPAGPMFKSADPYDRLDSSDALFVEAIHTDSDYFGISIPVGHVDFFLNGGMDQAGCARSRFASIFIYFPVYGYVICDHMRALHVYMSSLNGSCPLVGFPCSSYEEFLAGKCISCDGHFNGTCPQIGLLKNSGITASPLPNQEKVYLLTSAAAPYCAHHILVELKVSPLDKTGEVQLTLVSTGLPETEIKLKLNTDETQFKKVTAHPEQLCKIDSVQLKNIGGRFYRQGEIHFEYICISEIPQTRGIDPLCVKNINIRRGVLWAHDFVQVC, via the exons ATGACTTTGCAATGGATAAAGATTTTTGCTTATTCGTCAATGTGTGTCACCTTTGCTGTAG GCATACCCATGAACTCCCACACATCTTATAATATTACAGAGGGTGAAGAAACATCTCGCAACAAGTGTGCCGACTTCAACAGCACCACTTGGCTGGAATACAGTCAAGGCACCAAGCTCATGGTTCAATACCTTCTGCTTACACGACAGAATGCAAACTGTGCCAGTCTCTTCTCACAGGACTGCCTCAATCATACACAGAAACATACCGCATACTTCAACTCATCACTCCCCACTAAAGTCATCGTTCATGGATACAG GGCCCTGGGCAGTAAGCCCTCTTGGGTAAGTGGTGTAGCCCAGGCGCTGCTGCAGGAGGAGGATGTGAACGTTCTGGTGGTGGACTGGGTCTACAGAGCATCATTCGCTTATAACCTGGTGGTAGAGAACTACAAGGAGGTGGCAGTGCAGATATCAGTTCTTATTAATCAACTTACA AAGTATGGAAGCACGCTGGAGTCTTTTCATTTCATTGGTGTGAGTCTAGGAGCACATGTGTCTGGATTTGTGGGGACCCTGTTTGAAGGCAAGCTGGGTCGAATCACAG GTCTGGACCCAGCGGGCCCAATGTTCAAGAGCGCTGATCCGTATGACCGTCTGGATTCATCCGATGCTTTGTTTGTTGAGGCCATCCACACAGACTCTGACT ACTTTGGTATATCCATTCCTGTCGGGCATGTGGACTTCTTCTTAAATGGTGGCATGGACCAAGCAGGGTGTGCACGTTCAAGATTTGCTTCGA TTTTCATCTACTTTCCAGTGTATGGTTATGTCATATGCGACCACATGAGGGCGCTGCACGTCTACATGAGTTCACTGAATGGCTCCTGTCCACTCGTTGGCTTCCCCTGCTCCAGTTATGAAGAATTCCTGGCAGGAAAGTGCATCAGCTGTGATGGTCACTTCAATGGCACATGCCCACAAATAG GCTTATTAAAGAACAGTGGGATAACAGCGTCTCCCCTACCAAATCAAGAGAAAGTCTATCTTCTGACCTCTGCTGCCGCTCCATATTGTG CACATCACATCCTTGTGGAGTTGAAGGTTTCTCCATTAGATAAGACTGGTGAAGTTCAGCTCACCCTGGTCTCCACAGGACTCCCTGAGACAGAGATAAAACTCAAACT AAATACAGAtgaaacacaatttaaaaaGGTCACTGCACACCCAGAGCAGTTGTGCAAAATTGACTCAGTGCAGCTAAAAAACATCGGAGGACGATTCTACAGACAAGGCGAAATTCACTTTGAATATATATGCATCTCTGAAATTCCTCAGACCAG AGGCATAGATCCATTGTGTGTGAAAAACATTAACATCAGAAGAGGAGTTTTGTGGGCACATGATTTTGTTCAAGTTTGTTAA
- the pla1a gene encoding phospholipase A1 member A isoform X2, producing MTLQWIKIFAYSSMCVTFAVGIPMNSHTSYNITEGEETSRNKCADFNSTTWLEYSQGTKLMVQYLLLTRQNANCASLFSQDCLNHTQKHTAYFNSSLPTKVIVHGYRALGSKPSWVSGVAQALLQEEDVNVLVVDWVYRASFAYNLVVENYKEVAVQISVLINQLTKYGSTLESFHFIGVSLGAHVSGFVGTLFEGKLGRITGLDPAGPMFKSADPYDRLDSSDALFVEAIHTDSDYFGISIPVGHVDFFLNGGMDQAGCARSRFASMYGYVICDHMRALHVYMSSLNGSCPLVGFPCSSYEEFLAGKCISCDGHFNGTCPQIGLLKNSGITASPLPNQEKVYLLTSAAAPYCAHHILVELKVSPLDKTGEVQLTLVSTGLPETEIKLKLNTDETQFKKVTAHPEQLCKIDSVQLKNIGGRFYRQGEIHFEYICISEIPQTRGIDPLCVKNINIRRGVLWAHDFVQVC from the exons ATGACTTTGCAATGGATAAAGATTTTTGCTTATTCGTCAATGTGTGTCACCTTTGCTGTAG GCATACCCATGAACTCCCACACATCTTATAATATTACAGAGGGTGAAGAAACATCTCGCAACAAGTGTGCCGACTTCAACAGCACCACTTGGCTGGAATACAGTCAAGGCACCAAGCTCATGGTTCAATACCTTCTGCTTACACGACAGAATGCAAACTGTGCCAGTCTCTTCTCACAGGACTGCCTCAATCATACACAGAAACATACCGCATACTTCAACTCATCACTCCCCACTAAAGTCATCGTTCATGGATACAG GGCCCTGGGCAGTAAGCCCTCTTGGGTAAGTGGTGTAGCCCAGGCGCTGCTGCAGGAGGAGGATGTGAACGTTCTGGTGGTGGACTGGGTCTACAGAGCATCATTCGCTTATAACCTGGTGGTAGAGAACTACAAGGAGGTGGCAGTGCAGATATCAGTTCTTATTAATCAACTTACA AAGTATGGAAGCACGCTGGAGTCTTTTCATTTCATTGGTGTGAGTCTAGGAGCACATGTGTCTGGATTTGTGGGGACCCTGTTTGAAGGCAAGCTGGGTCGAATCACAG GTCTGGACCCAGCGGGCCCAATGTTCAAGAGCGCTGATCCGTATGACCGTCTGGATTCATCCGATGCTTTGTTTGTTGAGGCCATCCACACAGACTCTGACT ACTTTGGTATATCCATTCCTGTCGGGCATGTGGACTTCTTCTTAAATGGTGGCATGGACCAAGCAGGGTGTGCACGTTCAAGATTTGCTTCGA TGTATGGTTATGTCATATGCGACCACATGAGGGCGCTGCACGTCTACATGAGTTCACTGAATGGCTCCTGTCCACTCGTTGGCTTCCCCTGCTCCAGTTATGAAGAATTCCTGGCAGGAAAGTGCATCAGCTGTGATGGTCACTTCAATGGCACATGCCCACAAATAG GCTTATTAAAGAACAGTGGGATAACAGCGTCTCCCCTACCAAATCAAGAGAAAGTCTATCTTCTGACCTCTGCTGCCGCTCCATATTGTG CACATCACATCCTTGTGGAGTTGAAGGTTTCTCCATTAGATAAGACTGGTGAAGTTCAGCTCACCCTGGTCTCCACAGGACTCCCTGAGACAGAGATAAAACTCAAACT AAATACAGAtgaaacacaatttaaaaaGGTCACTGCACACCCAGAGCAGTTGTGCAAAATTGACTCAGTGCAGCTAAAAAACATCGGAGGACGATTCTACAGACAAGGCGAAATTCACTTTGAATATATATGCATCTCTGAAATTCCTCAGACCAG AGGCATAGATCCATTGTGTGTGAAAAACATTAACATCAGAAGAGGAGTTTTGTGGGCACATGATTTTGTTCAAGTTTGTTAA
- the popdc2 gene encoding popeye domain-containing 2 — translation MNSADSLLDNVIYNHTLCDGWTNNTEGAIYHLGNTILFLGYMGGSGAYGALYIFSFLIPAFLCLAMWGWLTVCGLDVFMWNLLLMLQCLAQVCHLIFRLMQDGLSSEELSALYTAVFLPLDVPVQVFKEIATASENKVLSLEAEETYAVEGKTPIDQLSFLLSGRIRVSLEGQFLHYIFPHQFLDSPEWESLRPTEEGNFQVTLTAETDCQYISWRRRRLYLLLSKDRYIARLFSVMLGSDIADKLYSLNDKLFAKSGVRLDIRLPSLYHVLAPSPPGSERGSASSPPRGSQGDSTVVNVDPAPSNQASDGRTSKREQGKAPASKLPHQLTDTEMPSGEDSTSLILEDFADMTGSLMDYGSEREYLK, via the exons ATGAATAGTGCCGACTCTTTATTGGACAATGTAATATACAATCACACACTCTGTGATGGATGGACAAACAACACTGAAGGTGCCATTTACCATCTGGGCAACACCATCCTTTTTCTGGGCTATATGGGCGGCAGCGGTGCGTATGGGGCTCTGTACATCTTCAGTTTCTTGATTCCTGCCTTCCTATGTCTGGCGATGTGGGGCTGGCTGACGGTGTGTGGTCTGGATGTTTTCATGTGGAACCTGCTGCTGATGCTGCAGTGTTTAGCCCAGGTGTGTCATCTGATTTTTCGGCTAATGCAGGACGGTTTGTCCAGCGAGGAGCTTTCTGCGCTGTACACGGCAGTCTTTCTGCCGCTGGATGTACCTGTGCAGGTGTTTAAAGAGATCGCCACAGCCAGTGAAAACAAAGTGCTCTCTCTAGAGGCCGAAGAAACATATGCTGTGGAGGGGAAGACGCCTATTGATCAGTTATCTTTCCTGCTTTCAGGCAG gattAGAGTGTCCTTAGAAGGCCAGTTTCTCCATTATATCTTCCCTCATCAGTTTCTTGACTCTCCAGAGTGGGAGTCTCTTAGACCAACAGAGGAGGGGAACTTCCAG GTGACACTAACCGCAGAGACGGACTGCCAATACATCTCTTGGCGACGACGTCGGCTTTACCTTCTGCTGTCCAAGGATCGTTACATTGCCCGACTTTTCTCTGTGATGCTTGGAAGTGACATTGCTGACAAACTCTACTCCCTCAATGACAAACTGTTTGCCAAGAGCGGCGTACGCCTCGATATTCGTCTGCCCAGTCTCTACCACGTTCTTGCCCCCTCCCCACCGGGCAGTGAACGCGGCAGCGCAAGCTCACCTCCCAGGGGAAGCCAAGGAGACTCTACAGTTGTGAATGTTGATCCAGCACCTTCCAACCAAGCCTCAGATGGAAGAACATCTAAGCGGGAGCAGGGAAAGGCCCCTGCGTCCAAACTTCCACACCAGCTCACAGACACAGAAATGCCCTCCGGTGAGGACTCAACCAGCTTGATTCTGGAGGACTTTGCCGATATGACAGGCTCTTTAATGGACTATGGGAGTGAGAGGGAATATTTGAAGTAA
- the ska3 gene encoding spindle and kinetochore-associated protein 3, whose amino-acid sequence MNPSERFFAKLRKLTVYLETESNNLLHASQNLKEDDEDTENGAQALYQLHSEVRQLKRQVQDQVAGQDAGSSELRTFIRRSLVLKQRTTEDIDRLKKHYEKYGYKPRKARQENTVMNSTKEVEEQEERELENTHEVQKDEEMGHGDYEDTQQSKTPDKMPSPSDEQLRTPKLSDFGLSALQLQRVFNEAEPSHDDAPVPAVALSPPPFVMNMQPPQPKTPKCSLRMEEDAPTPRLEDFGISEYTMCWNNDFTMDLLNKKPPKKSSETTENAHKPSHVFSYLSSVSNKGVVNESLESPEPPVFCTPGFKIEKRRVPYSPQIDGQNNLVSPPRQNCSSTPEVPAFETPFVSKLLKKDARQEENYRHRGSQATSFNLPDSSNARSLSYDPPEMPKIQSYEEPLPEIPTLHSLFGSSLAFKGTCGESLPGMTKDSKQSPLPMPEDCLNQDWCLATPKVRMKFPADPCTPEMPDISSVTQDILKLVAQCKS is encoded by the exons ATGAATCCTTCAGAGCGTTTCTTCGCGAAGCTGCGTAAACTGACAGTGTATCTGGAGACTGAGAGCAATAATCTTCTGCATGCGAGTCAAAACCTGAAAGAGGACGATG AAGACACAGAGAATGGGGCTCAAGCACTATATCAGCTACATTCTGAAGTCAGACAACTAAAG CGGCAAGTTCAGGATCAGGTGGCTGGACAAGATGCAGGAAGTAGTGAACTGAGGACCTTCATCCGAAGAAGCTTGGTGTTAAAGCAGAGGACCACAGAAGACATTGACAGGCTAAAGAAACATTATGAGAAATATGGCTACAAACCacgaaaagcaagacaagagaACACAG TGATGAACAGCACAAAAGAGGTAGAGGAGCAGGAAGAAAGAGAGCTGGAAAATACGCATGAGGTACAAAAAGATGAGGAGATGGGACACGGGGATTATGAAGACACTCAGCAATCAAAGACACCCGATAAGATGCCGTCACCTTCTGATGAGCAACTGCGGACCCCAAAGCTCTCAGATTTTGGTCTGTCTGCACTTCAGCTTCAAAGAGTTTTCAATGAAGCTGAGCCATCCCATGATGATGCTCCAGTGCCAGCTGTGGCTCTCTCACCACCACCGTTTGTCATGAACATGCAGCCACCACAGCCAAAAACACCAAAGTGCTCACTGCGTATGGAAGAGGATGCTCCTACCCCACGGTTAGAGGACTTTGGTATCTCCGAGTACACCATGTGCTGGAACAATGATTTTACCATGGATTTGTTGAACAAGAAGCCACCAAAGAAAAGCAG TGAAACAACAGAGAATGCTCACAAACCCTCTCATGTCTTCTCCTATCTGTCGTCTGTGTCTAACAAAGGTGTTGTCAATG AGAGTTTGGAATCCCCAGAGCCTCCTGTGTTTTGCACCCCAGGATTTAAGATTGAGAAACGCCGGGTTCCTTACTCTCCACAAATAGATGGACAGAATAACCTTGTTTCTCCTCCTCGTCAAAATTGCTCTTCAACCCCAGAAGTCCCTGCATTTGAAACACCTTTTGTCAGCAAACTCCTAAAAAAG GATGCCAGACAGGAAGAAAATTACAGGCACAGGGGTTCACAGGCAACCAGCTTTAACCTTCCAGATTCATCAAATGCAAGATCTTTATCATATGACCCTCCAGAGATGCCAAAAATTCAAAGTTATGAGGAGCCATTACCTGAAATTCCAACTCTGCACTCTCTTTTTGGGAGTTCGCTTGCTTTC AAAGGTACTTGTGGTGAAAGTCTTCCCGGGATGACAAAGGACTCAAAGCAAAGCCCTCTCCCCATGCCTGAAGATTGCCTCAACCAGGATTGGTGTCTTGCGACTCCAAAAGTCAGAATGAAGTTCCCTGCAGACCCTTGCACACCAGAGATGCCTGATATAAGCTCAGTGACGCAAGATATCTTAAAA CTTGTGGCTCAGTGCAAGTCTTAA
- the hcn5 gene encoding potassium/sodium hyperpolarization-activated cyclic nucleotide-gated channel 1, producing the protein MESLAPENHRHFGWSGWRNLLLPQLNLRSLYIYGSEVAVEKECIRQKKEGIFVIHPFSLFRSYYIMCMVAITFLNLIGIPMEIAFLDGNSGVGWEGFNVFSDTLFLIDVGLNFRMGIIDEDSEGAVLDLKSIRQHYLKSWFVPDMVAAFPVGYILLIADLQYHGDSPSSKANKMMRILMFVRILSLVRLLRVSRLVRFFNEVERVSNANLEVVRIFMRILSLFMMIFLLCHWNGCIQYFVPMLEEFPSDCWVRRENLMNDTVGEKYSFGVFRALSHMTAISYGSSDTPTNDVELWIVMTSIVSGALMYTVMVANTAALMSDVDITSRAYKNKMNHLEDYMTFMKLPKGLRMRINNYFQARYAGKWYDEKDVLKWVSSSLREEILMTICLSHVRKVPMFQNRDINFINNILMELQYEVYQEGEIIILKNTPGDRMFFIEHGQVLEKNEFFERELCDGDYFGESCLITKERRLATVQAQTTSQLFSLSVDCFHRVLQDYPEIKRDLESPQQDKDLLLL; encoded by the exons ATGGAGAGCCTCGCACCTGAGAATCACAGACACTTCGGCTGGAGCGGCTGGAGGAACTTGCTGTTGCCGCAATTGAACCTGCGCTCACTCTATATCTACGGCAGTGAGGTGGCTGTGGAGAAGGAGTGTATCCGACAGAAAAAGGAGGGCATATTTGTCATCCATCCCTTCAGTCTTTTTAG GAGTTACTACATCATGTGTATGGTGGCCATAACATTTCTGAATCTAATTGGCATCCCAATGGAGATCGCCTTTCTAGATGGGAACAGTGGAGTAGGATGGGAAGGCTTTAATGTCTTCTCGGACACCCTGTTTCTGATTGACGTAGGCCTTAACTTTCGCATGGGTATCATCGATGAGGACAGCGAG GGAGCCGTTCTTGATTTGAAAAGCATTCGACAACATTATTTAAAGAGCTGGTTCGTACCGGATATGGTGGCAGCATTCCCAGTTGGATACATACTACTAATTGCG GACCTGCAGTACCATGGTGACTCTCCATCATCCAAAGCAAACAAAATGATGCGCATCTTGATGTTCGTGAGAATCCTCAGTCTCGTTCGCCTGTTGCGTGTGTCCCGGCTTGTTAGGTTTTTCAATGAGGTAGAAAGA GTTTCAAATGCTAACCTGGAGGTGGTGAGGATATTCATGAGAATCTTGTCTTTATTTATGATGATTTTCCTGCTGTGCCACTGGAATGGCTGTATTCAGTATTTCGTACCCATGCTTGAAGAGTTTCCATCAGACTGCTGGGTTAGAAGAGAGAATCTAATG aaTGATACAGTGGGGGAGAAGTATTCTTTTGGAGTCTTTCGAGCCCTCTCTCATATGACTGCAATATCATATGGTTCCTCTGACACACCAACAA ATGATGTTGAGCTGTGGATCGTCATGACAAGCATTGTATCCGGTGCCCTTATGTATACGGTCATGGTCGCCAACACTGCTGCTTTGATGTCTGATGTGGACATAACATCAAGGGCTTATAAAAACAAG ATGAATCATCTGGAAGATTACATGACTTTCATGAAACTTCCCAAAGGTCTGCGTATGCGCATTAACAACTACTTCCAGGCCCGTTATGCAGGAAAATGGTACGATGAGAAAGACGTCCTGAAGTGGGTGTCCTCATCTCTCAGAGAG gaAATACTGATGACCATATGCTTGAGCCATGTGAGGAAAGTTCCTATGTTCCAAAACCGTGATATAAACTTCATCAATAACATTCTAATGGAGCTTCAGTATGAGGTCTATCAGGAGGGCGAGATCATCATCCTTAAGAATACTCCCGGTGACCGCATGTTCTTTATTGAACATGGGCAGGTCCTTGAGAAGAATGAGTTTTTCGAGAGGGAACTGTGTGATGGAGACTATTTTGGAG AGTCGTGTCTCATAACAAAAGAAAGGCGTTTGGCTACAGTACAAGCTCAGACTACCAGTCAGCTCTTTTCCCTGTCAGTGGACTGCTTTCATCGTGTACTGCAGGACTATCCTGAGATTAAGAGGGACCTGGAATCACCTCAACAGGATAAAGACCTTCTGTTATTATAA
- the LOC130555876 gene encoding cytochrome c oxidase copper chaperone yields the protein MSNLSAASVETAPAIEGTEKKKPLKPCCACPETKKTRDACIIEKGEENCTSLIEAHKECMRALGFKI from the exons ATGTCGAACCTTTCAGCAGCCAGTGTTGAGACTGCACCAGCAATAGAAGGGACAGAGAAGAAGAAGCCTTTAAAACCGTGCTGTGCTTGTCCTGAGACCAAGAAAACAAGAGATGCCTG CATAATTGAAAAAGGAGAAGAAAATTGTACAAGCCTCATCGAAGCTCACAAGGAATGCATGAGGGCGCTTGGTTTTAAGATATAA